One genomic window of Candidatus Melainabacteria bacterium includes the following:
- a CDS encoding nucleoside deaminase, with protein MTEWKITRRNAIFSAAAAFASCYSHIKVEAANARKFPELDHDHFMRLAIEQAKKVPECPFGSVVVNIKTKKVVAEGWVQVEKNPIWHGEMTAIRNCPDGDKSFNWQDMCLYTTGESCPMCQSAIVWTKMPLVVYGSSIPFLQTCDFGQINIRAQTVVNASRYGKCTIIGGVLADECNELFKHAKKLNDLKA; from the coding sequence ATGACAGAATGGAAAATTACCCGTCGCAATGCCATTTTTTCAGCAGCAGCTGCTTTCGCTTCATGCTACTCGCATATAAAGGTAGAAGCTGCTAACGCGAGGAAATTTCCCGAGCTAGACCACGATCATTTTATGCGCCTTGCAATCGAACAAGCTAAGAAGGTACCCGAATGTCCCTTTGGATCAGTAGTTGTGAACATCAAGACAAAAAAGGTCGTGGCGGAGGGGTGGGTGCAAGTCGAAAAGAACCCGATCTGGCATGGTGAGATGACGGCTATTCGAAATTGCCCGGACGGCGACAAATCGTTCAACTGGCAAGACATGTGTTTGTACACTACTGGTGAATCGTGTCCTATGTGTCAGTCGGCGATTGTTTGGACGAAGATGCCGCTTGTTGTCTACGGCAGCTCGATTCCGTTTTTGCAGACTTGTGATTTTGGCCAGATAAACATAAGGGCTCAGACGGTTGTGAATGCGTCACGATATGGCAAATGCACCATCATTGGTGGTGTGTTGGCTGATGAATGCAACGAGCTCTTCAAA